TACGTCACTTCCCGTTTCATCGTCGCCACGAAAGAAAGATTCTTCTTcggtttcttctccttcttcaaagAAATCTCAGTTACTTGCACTTGGTAAATTCTACGAACCCTCATTTTTAGACTTataatgattttatatattggtcCCTTGTCATTTTTAGTGAATTGTCATCTGTGGGTGATTTATTAGTGTTCATGTTCTCAATACTAGAATATTTGACATATGTGATGGGGATGAAATAATATATGAAATGATAAACTGAGATGAATGTGCATTCAAATTTTGGGTACAGCAATTATGGAGTGGTGGATAGTAGGGATAGTCTTCCCTTATTGCCATTATTAGTCTTTCTCACCCTTATTATTCGTAAGCATTAAATAGGAAGGGCAAGAAGCTTCAGTTGCTTAAAAATGTAAGGAGTAACCAGGCATTGACATCTTTTTGGAAATCCATTTGGATAGATAAATGAAGAAAAAGAATCAATATTGTGGTTTCTGCCAACAGTCATTTACTTATTAAAGTGTTTTACTTCATGTTTTCAGCTGTGTTATGAATATTTGATCTTGATTTGTATAAGGTTATTTAGCTATGGTCTTTTTGATGTACTACGCACGAACTGGGTTTGATCTTGATTTGTATAAGGTTATTTGGCTATGGTCTTTTTGATGTACTACACACGAACTGGGAATTTCTCTCTGAAAGCTGGAATTTTAGGAGTTGATTCATTAGATCTGATGTTCAGTGTATCCAAAGGCTTTTTTACATGTGCGGCTGTGCCTGCTATATTACACTTGGTGCTCGATGTCCATAGATTTTATAGGTAGTGTTAGCATTGTTCAAATATCAAAGACTTCAAATATGTATCTAGAGTTTAATTGTTCCTTACGGATTTTCTAAATGAAATACCTTCTATTGTCAAAAAGTATGAAGAGAAACTCTTGGGTACTCTGGGATTTACTTTTTTTCCCCCCTTTTTGAAAAGAACTTAAGCAtttcttttatgcttttgtagagGTTTCTACTTTGAAGGGTTATAATTTGCGAATATAATCTTTGCTTTCACTTGGCTTATACTTTTTCTTGAATCATCCTTTGTTAGTCTGTATTTATGTTTTTCAGAATCCATAATTTTCTCGTGATTGACCAAGTTAAGATTAGTAGTCTTTGAATacctctctctatctctctctacaGTGTTTTAAAAAGTGCTTCGCTTCAAGGTGCGCATTTGAGCGGATCAGTCTAAAATTGCATCAGAGCGTTCGCATCATGATTTGGTCTTATAAATTGATTTGGACTTGTAATTAAAAGAAAAACTTGGGCTGTGAATCCCAGTTATCCAGCAAACCGACCTAAGGTCTGTTCGACTGTTTTAACCTTATGGTCTAACGGAGAATAATATTTATCCATGAGGCATGATGATGATGGCTGTCTAGAGGATGATGGATGATGCAGACATTCTTGGCTAGTGTTTTTGAAATAGCTCTTGTGTAGAATAAGGAAATGTGCCATATGCTTAGTTAGTTTAATTGTTCCTTTTATTATGTTGAGAACTTCTTAGTTTCCCTTTATTCTGTTGACAAATTCTtagtttcatatatattttttgatTTAGTGTTCAGAAATTTTCATATTGATTATACACATTGCTAGAAAAGCGCATCGCATTACGCATTCACTTTTTTAAACATTGTCTCTCTATCTACATTTAGGATGTAATGAGGCTTTCCGGTGCTTGAAAACTTTACAGTAGCATGAATTGTTACAGAGAATCAATACTGACAACATATGGTTCTTTTGGAAGGGGAAGACTGAAAAAcatattgatttgatttaatacaTATTGGCTTCCTGAGCACATTCTGCATCTTTGTAATTGTATCTTTGTACTGCATAATTTGCAAATTGAGATTTCATAAAATGTTAGCTACACTATTTTGTATGTGAATTTCTTTCACTAACTAAGCAGCTTGACAATATGTATTATTTTGTTAGGTAAATACCTCTTGAGATGCATAGTGAGTTTATGTGTTGTGGTATATGAAATTGCAGCCATCAGATGTTTTAGATCTGTTGTTGATTGTTATTTGGTTCATGGTTGAGAGGATTAAGGACAAGAAATTTCATTTTGTGCTTTCCATCTTCCTCAGTGTGAAAGTTTTTCGAGACAAATATCTTGATGCCAATAATTTGTCTCTTACTCCTTCTAGAGTGAAGGGGTAATTTGGTGAGTTCAAAACGCGGTTCTGATGCTATTAGTTGTTTGACGCAGGAAATGCAGGACAAGGCTTTACACCACATGTCATCACTGTTGCTGCCGGCGAGGTATTTGTCTCATCTTTATATGCTTTTTAGTTGCAACTTACATATCTACTTCTAAAATAAATATAAATGTACAGGAGCCTGAATCGAACATCCTTGGTTTGACCTACTACTTGATGCATTTAGTCATCTTCTTAATGCTTATAATCTTTTCATTGATATCCTATCATGGTCTATTGATGCTGTGCGTCATATAGTGTTATGATAATCTTCTTGACTCTGTTTGTCTAATAGGATGTTGGTCAAAAGATCATGTCTTTCATGCAACAAAAAAAGCGTGCAGTGTGTATTCTCTCAGCATCTGGTTCAATATCTAATGCCTCTCTCCGGCAGTCAGCAATTATGGGTGGAAATGTGACATACGAGGTGAAGTTATTTTCACATTACCTTAATCTCTCAATGTgttatattttctcaaattttgtcATGGGTTTCCATGGCTTACAGATATATCTGATTGTCTCAATCATTTTTACCAAGAGGGAAAAATTGGAAATTAATCCTCCTGGCATTTCAAAACGGACAACATGAGTGCATCactcatatttttcttttcaGCTTTTGTTTCATATTCTTGCCTTTCATAAGTGTTATGGTTCTTCTCCAAGAAGTGAGTACTTAGTGATTGCATTGAATTCATTCATCTTAGGGAAGATACGAAATCCTTTCGCTCTCGGGATCCTACTTGCACACTGAGATCGGAGGAGCATCCTCAAGAACAGGCGGACTCAGTATTTGCCTTTCTGGTACAGATGGTCGCATTGTTGGAGGTGGGGTTGGCGGTCCCTTGAAAGCTGCCGGGCCCGTTCAGGTACTGTTATACAAGAAAGTGAGCTTACTAAAAGTAGTCATGTCTTAGtttattttttcctatttttctgTTCCCATTCCATGTGTTagtttattttcttcctatttttcgTTGTTGATATACAATATGATTATGTTGTGTTGGCTTTTTATGGTTTTGCATCAAATCATTTTAAGTAAGGCCACAATTAACTTAAACCATATTAATAATTATCGGGATTAaggtattattttattatttaaggTTCTTAATCAAGTTACTCATGGCTAAGCATGGAGATACCATGTGGTGTCCTATAGCCTAGTATGTGGTATCTTTTCAACTCATGCTGAATAGGTTGGAAACTTGGAGGACTAATGGTTACCATGTCAAAGAATCTTCTAGCCTCTTGCATAACAGCATAAGTAGAATTTTTGAGTTTTCTGCCACTTAAGCGCGAGGTTATCTTCCTATTTCTTAATTTATTAGAAATAACTCGATCAGGTCATCTTGCTGTATCAATTCTATAAAGCTTGTTAGTAAACATTTGTGCCGTGTATGAGATTAACTATTCAGACTGTTTATGCTCATTCTTGTAGTTAATTATAGCTTTAGAGAATGATAATGCCAGGGTTAAATGTGTTTCAGCATGAGGTAAACTGTCGTTGTGTTTAAGACTACGTAATGATGATTTAGGAACTGAATTTCTAACATGTTGTGCAACTGCTTCTGCAGGTAATTGTTGGTTCTTTTGTATACAATAACCAGAAAGAAGTTCTTGTTGATTTTGAAACTTCGAAAAACAAGTTACCAGCATCGATGGTTGGTTCAGCAATTTCAAGTGATCACCACCACCTGTACAGGTTAACAGACAGTTTGTAATGTGTTTTGTAGTTGGTAGTTTCTGTCGTCAAAGAAGTTTTCAACTTGAAAATGAAAATCAATTTGATCTATTGTAATTTTCCATCTCTCTGAAACCTTTGTGACTACTTACAGTACTGCTCTTTTTTTTGATTTATGGTTTATACCTGCTTTCTTCGAGTTATGGTTTAAATCTGCACTTTTCGAGTTATGGTTGAAATATATCACAACTAATATCGGCCCTAATATATCTCTTGTTAAACACAACTTTGGCTCTCtcgggtcttttttttttttttaattttttgtgatACATTTCTTATGAGTCACGAGTGTTAGATTTTTTATGGTTTGCGCTACAAATCATGTTTAGACTAAGCTAATGCATGTTTAGTATAAGCTAATCTCTGTTTTGTTTAAAGCATGTTTATGGTTTAATCATGCACTTAAGTCTTGTTTAAGGTTAATGCTAGATAAGGATTGAAACTAGCATGACATGGCTCTTGTCCTATGAGCTGTCCAATATAGCTATGAGGTGTCCTacaactcatgatggaaaggttggtGGATATGTGGCAAGCATTACTAGGACTCTCTTCTAGCCTCACatgttttctttaaaagaaaatctATTTTCATCCATTGTGAAGTAATGTGaggaaatagaagttgataatAAGTCATGAAGTGTCTTGTGTGTGTTTCTATTTCCTTGTACTCAATTTGTTTTAAGTATGAATTATATGTAGTGTGGTGCTATGCATGGTGCAGGTTTCTTGTGTTGTTGAGTATGCTAATACTAGGTTCAAGGTTTGATTTcaacataaggttgttttccacaatGTTTAGGTCTTAATTATTGTGTTAAAAGATCTGAAATTCCAACAAAGAGGACTGTAGTTTTACTCAGTCTGAGCTCTGAATTTAAATGTTATTTTGGTGTGGAGGGCTTGAACATGGGATCTTAAGTCTGATTTGGTTTTATGGAGGTCAATTCTGTCTTGTTCCCGTTAGGCTTGGagatctttttttctttctaattttATGCTTGGCTTGTTGTAGACATGTTTGTGTGATAAAGCTGAAGCAATGAAGGCATCTGCTCAACTGTTTACTAATTTCCACTGGCAATGCCAACAATTTTAATATTATCGCAATTGAATTCGGCCGGATGGTTCTCATGTTCCATCCCTTGGAGTAGGTTGTAATTGCTAATAGTATTTAAGGGCTACTAACTAACCACCCAAGCTATGGGAGAAAACACATTTCGCCAACAAGTGAGCTGTAGTATTTGCCGTCTTGGAGATGTGCTTAATTGTACTTGAACTGAAGCTAGTAAGCAGAAGTTTAGTATCATCTCTGAGCTTCCAAATTCTCCAGGGGGAACGATAGGAGACGTCTGTTAGACTTTTCACCACAACTTGACAGTCTCCCTCTATGACAATATCCTTCAGGTTGAGCCAAGTTGCCAATTCAACTGCTAAAAGAAAGCTACCATCTTTAGTAAGGATTGGTGTATCAGAGTTATCAATTCGAGTTCCAACTCCACAACATCTGTTATTATGGTCTCTTGCAATACTTGCACAAGCAAGCATACGAGCCATAGTTTCAGGAGGTATCCACAGGCGCTGTCCAAATTTCAGGCACTCTTTCTACTGGCAGAGAAAGTTGTGGCGAAGTTTCTGTTTCACTACCACCAGAGTAGTTGAAATAGAGATTAAACCCGTAGAAGGCAATCTATCGAGTTCCATGACATTGATGTTTTTTTGTTTTCGAAAACTTTTTCATTCCTTATTTTCCAAATGGCCCAACAGATGGCCACTCCAAGAGAGAAGGAGTAGTTATTATCATAACCAAAACAAAACCAGTGATGATAGAGTTATTCAGAGTTACCTTGGAGTCTTAATCCCAGAGGTGAAGCAAACTATATTACTTGTGCCAGCTCATAGTGGATTAGCAGATGATCTACAGTTTCAGCTTCCTTATTGCGCGTACCGTACTCTATGAAGACTCCATCTACAAAATGTCCAATTTTCTGAGCAACACCTAAAGCATTGTCTAATGCCCTCCAGAGTAACATCTTTATTTTTGGTGCCACTCTTCCCATGGCCCAAAATTTCTTCCATGGGAAAATGTTCTCAGCTAGAAAAGAAGATTCTCCTTACCGGTCCATTAAGAGTTTCTAGAAGGATTGGCTTGTGTAGTCTCCATGAGGGGTGAGTTTCCATATAAGCTTGTCATCAGCTGAGTTGTTAATGGGTATTTTCTAGATTTGCGAAGTGGTGAAAGGGTCCATGATTTGCTGTATTAGACTGATGTCCCAATCTCTAGTGGAGCTGTTGGTCAACTGCTTTACTTTAACAACTTCGGGATGGTTTTCAGTATTTCTAGTTAGTGTAAAGCTCGGTATATATACTAAATCCATGGATTAGTGAAGATGTTAATGTTCTCACCAGTTCCAACTAGCCAATTACATCCTTTACTTATGTTGTCTCTACTATCCAACATAGCAGACCAAGTGGTGGAGCAGAGTCTTGGTTTTTGATGCACCAAAATGACTTTTTTCTAAGGTATTTGGCATGTGAATTTTTTTTCCGATAAAGATCTTGGGATTATACAGGGATCTTAGTCTCGATCCCCCTTTTCCGTAGACATATTGAACCATATGCAATATTTTCTTATTCATAGGAAGTAGGCACATTCTTATTGAAGTAGATTGAAGATTTTAAATAGTTCACTACCTGGCCCGACAAGTGTAGTATTCTTAAAGGATGGATGATATTGTGTTGATGGTGCTGGTGTTTATGCTGCCAAATAACGTTATGTCATTAACAAACATGATGTGGGTTACTGTGGGGATCATCTGTTGATTTTGTAACCACTGTAAACCCATGTAGCCTCCATTTTGTTGATGGTACCACTAAGAGGATGAGAGCAGATGATGAAGAGATATGGTGACAACGGGCAACCTTGCCTGATTCCCATTTCTGGTGTGAAGAAACCTTCTGGTTGTCTATTAAGAAGTATTGAGAAATATGTGGAATTGACACAGTTCATGATGAGAGCATGTGCACCAATATTTAGTAAATCCTGACTCAAGAAATCCCATTCAATTTTGTCATAAGCCTTGCTCATATCGAACTTAAGATCAAAGGACCCTAGAGAAGTATTTCAAGTGTGCATGGAATGAAACAACTCTTTGGCCACTACTATGTTCTCAAGTATCTGTCTGCCTAAATCAAAAGCTGATTGATTCTTCTCAATTAGTCCATCTAGGAAAGGACTTAACATGTTTGTGATGATCTTAGTGACAATTTTGTAGGGTACATTTCCCAAAGTTATGGGTCTGTATTCTGCAAcagtattagttttttttttttgccataagAGCTAGATATGTGTGATTTAGACCTggaggtgttagagcatagctcggtcgatctcgcatgcgttgctatctcaagcatgtttgtcaatgttagtgatcaaaactatgagtcttgatttctagtctacatagctaagtctcggactaggatagaaaagtgtagttgagctcaaggacttcatggcgattcatcatacaacgacgaagatctactcaaggaaccgtggaacttcatcaacaaaaaggtatgtggagagttaaacttatctatcactcaagagtctatctcttctatctcctacttcttatgagacaaaagtcgtatgctatatagattggatcatacacatttgatacttcgagccgagtatatctcgcctatctatatctctaaatcatgtgttggtaaagcgtttcgctttgatcgggtttatcttcacctaatgacgaaagtcataatgtttcaatcactttgaaaatcgctttgacgagaaatagtgtaacaattgtataacgtcctctaagtatgtttcaatggttggaatgagagtttaggtctatataaccaatgatgaatataagcattgtgtggaaacacatatgtacataagtcctattccttaatccgaagtttgcgaactttgttgattgagagaaaccggaggaattggatttgccaagtccgcgaactcagtttgcgaactcagtccgcgaactgacggaagttcttttgccgagaatttctgctgggatttttccaaaaactcgtttgcgtgtttagtccgtgaactcagtcc
Above is a genomic segment from Papaver somniferum cultivar HN1 chromosome 10, ASM357369v1, whole genome shotgun sequence containing:
- the LOC113319607 gene encoding AT-hook motif nuclear-localized protein 14-like; the encoded protein is MEGKENSALNSYYHRHHHTGNAVNSGGSNGLFVSPNHHHHQNHQQQQHHQQQNQHQHSHQHQQHQHNNAGHYSSTSPEPTPLIFPPHSVTGRSPFGSSPPPPPTAPSAPAPPAETVKRKRGRPRKYGTSETAQNSPSSNKKLSSSTSPPPSTSLPVSSSPRKKDSSSVSSPSSKKSQLLALGNAGQGFTPHVITVAAGEDVGQKIMSFMQQKKRAVCILSASGSISNASLRQSAIMGGNVTYEGRYEILSLSGSYLHTEIGGASSRTGGLSICLSGTDGRIVGGGVGGPLKAAGPVQVIVGSFVYNNQKEVLVDFETSKNKLPASMVGSAISSDHHHLYRLTDSL